The proteins below come from a single Drosophila kikkawai strain 14028-0561.14 chromosome 3R, DkikHiC1v2, whole genome shotgun sequence genomic window:
- the wtrw gene encoding transient receptor potential channel pyrexia isoform X3 has product MSKQLFFRRGEVGLLPPNPVCFKSIPPNLMVRWRNNTDAMIEAQYPTAGEFEYMECGPSPPAESAPSMYDSFEEPTSELSVQICNDTLRISLIDQMKSAAGRVRLFEDIEQGNVVAESIRTHFESASKLEKNLSYLWAAYLKRWDLIESLLEAGAELHFCDQNGISALHLGAFSGCLATLGLLVAKGLNVNLQSKCYTPLHCAAFGNAAEAAKFLINNGADIAKDTNKPNCEESLLHCAVRSNALECLQIFIGEGADVNSLKPNGTNAIHLAADLGNLQCLEALLNAPNADANVRICIREKESTALHLAADEGNVECVDLLLAKGADAKLKNHRGFTPLHLAARTSSLECVESLLRNGNADANAEDFDHRTPLHAAVGKSENAYDIMETLIQWGANVNHKDIYGFTALHLAALDGLVQCVEMLIFHGADVTTKSKKGTSALNVITRKTPASVAMIRQKLDAAITLHHSQDPVNREVELELDFRQLLQHCHPREISYLNTFVDEGQKEILEHPLCSSFLYIKWGKIRKYYIGRLIFCFSFVLFLTLYVLTALAHNCYNGSKDDNTTIQAQELCQKQSILGDMLRNNPFVMEMQWWVLVAITIVEIFRKLYGITGYSSFRHYVTQVENIMEWFVITSVFVISYIYTKQTYTFQNHIGAFAVLLGWTNLMLMIGQLPVFDVYVAMYTRVQGEFAKLFMAYSCMLIGFTISFCVIFPSSSSFANPFMGFITVLVMMIGEQDLSLLINDPDGKDPPFLLEVSAQITFVLFLLFVTIILMNLLVGIAVHDIQGLKKTAGLSKLVRQTKLISYIESALFNGYLPTWLRNLLHYTALVSPQAYRVVLCVKPLNPSEKRLPRDILMKAYEVGKMRKHFGHTVSSKNPAENYLSYKNKYNNNNGCATTGYVLPDADPDAGQFTTLTTKIDDNADRIEFLTQEIQELKQALISQQQQASKVIDKLLIVISNQQKQNLRK; this is encoded by the exons TTTCAAATCGATTCCACCCAACCTGATGGTGCGATGGCGGAACAACACTGACGCCATGATCGAAGCCCAGTACCCGACCGCTGGAGAATTCGAATACATGGAGTGTGGACCATCACCGCCGGCGGAGAGTGCGCCGAGCATGTACGACAGCTTCGAGGAGCCAACCAGCGAGCTGAGTGTCCAAATATGCAACGACACGCTCCGGATCAGTCTTATCGATCAGATGAAGAGTGCCGCCGGCCGTGTGCGCCTCTTCGAGGATATCGAGCAGGGCAACGTGGTAGCCGAGAGCATCCGGACACACTTCGAGTCCGCCTCGAAGCTGGAGAAGAATCTCAGCTACCTGTGGGCCGCTTACCTCAAGCGCTGGGATCTGATCGAAAGTCTGCTGGAGGCCGGAGCCGAGCTCCACTTTTGCGATCAGAATGGCATATCCGCCCTGCATCTGGGCGCCTTCAGTGGCTGCCTGGCCACGCTGGGCCTCCTGGTGGCCAAGGGCCTGAATGTCAATTTGCAGTCCAAGTGCTACACGCCCTTGCATTGCGCCGCCTTCGGAAATGCGGCTGAGGCGGCCAAGTTCCTGATCAACAATGGAGCCGATATAGCCAAGGACACTAATAAACCAAATTGCGAGGAGAGCCTCTTGCACTGCGCGGTGAGATCCAATGCCCTGGAGTGTTTGCAGATCTTCATTGGCGAGGGCGCCGACGTGAACTCGCTCAAGCCGAATGGCACCAATGCCATTCACCTGGCCGCCGATCTGGGCAACCTCCAGTGCCTGGAAGCTCTGCTGAATGCCCCCAATGCGGATGCCAATGTGCGAATCTGCATTCGCGAGAAGGAGTCCACAGCCTTGCATCTGGCAGCAGATGAGGGCAATGTGGAGTGCGTGGACCTGCTGCTGGCAAAGGGTGCCGATGCCAAGCTAAAGAACCACCGAGGTTTCACGCCCCTCCACCTGGCGGCCAGAACCTCCAGCTTGGAGTGCGTCGAGTCTCTGCTGAGGAACGGCAATGCCGATGCCAATGCCGAGGACTTTGATCATCGCACTCCCCTCCATGCGGCAGTTGGAAAGTCGGAGAATGCCTACGACATTATGGAGACCCTTATCCAGTGGGGAGCGAATGTCAACCACAAGGACATCTATGGGTTTACAGCTCTCCACTTGGCTGCATTGGACGGTTTGGTGCAGTGCGTGGAGATGCTGATATTCCACGGGGCGGATGTAACCACCAAGAGCAAGAAGGGAACCTCTGCGCTGAACGTGATCACTCGGAAGACGCCAGCTTCGGTGGCCATGATCCGGCAGAAGCTGGACGCGGCCATCACGCTGCACCACTCGCAG GATCCTGTGAATCGTGAGGTGGAGCTGGAGCTAGACTTCCGTCAGCTGTTGCAGCACTGTCATCCGCGCGAGATCAGCTACCTGAACACCTTTGTCGACGAGGGCCAGAAGGAGATCCTGGAGCACCCGCTCTGCTCCTCGTTCCTGTACATCAAGTGGGGCAAGATCCGCAAGTACTACATCGGCAGGCTGATCTTCTGCTTCAGCTTTGTGCTCTTCCTTACACTCTACGTGCTGACAGCTCTGGCCCACAATTGCTACAATGGCAGCAAGGACGACAACACGACTATCCAGGCGCAGGAGCTGTGCCAGAAGCAGTCCATCCTGGGAGATATGCTGAGGAACAATCCATTTGTGATGGAGATGCAGTGGTGGGTGCTGGTTGCCATCACCATAGTCGAGATATTTCGGAAACTTTACGGGATAACGGGCTACTCCTCGTTTCGACACTACGTGACGCAGGTGGAGAACATCATGGAGTGGTTTGTGATCACCAGCGTCTTTGTTATATCCTATATCTACACCAAGCAGACGTACACGTTCCAAAATCACATAGGCGCCTTTGCGGTGCTCCTGGGCTGGACGAACCTGATGCTTATGATTGGACAGCTTCCGGTTTTCGATGTCTACGTGGCCATGTATACGAGGGTCCAGGGAGAATTCGCGAAGCTATTCATGGCCTACTCTTGCATGCTTATCGGGTTCACCATCAGTTTTTGTGTGATCTTcccttcgtcgtcgtcgtttgCCAATCCATTTATGGGATTCATTACGGTGCTCGTGATGATGATCGGTGAACAGGACTTGTCGCTATTGATTAACGATCCCGATGGCAAAGATCCACCATTTCTCCTGGAGGTTAGTGCACAGATCACCTTCGTGCTGTTCCTACTCTTTGTGACCATCATCCTGATGAACCTGCTGGTGGGCATAGCAGTGCACGATATCCAGGGATTAAAGAAGACGGCGGGATTATCGAAGCTAGTGCGTCAGACCAAGCTGATAAGCTACATAGAATCGGCATTATTTAATGGCTATCTGCCCACATGGCTGCGCAATTTGCTCCACTACACAGCGCTGGTTTCACCCCAGGCATACCGAGTGGTTTTATGTGTCAAGCCGCTAAATCCCAGCGAGAAGCGATTGCCCAGAGACATCCTAATGAAGGCGTACGAAGTGGGCAAGATGCGGAAACACTTTGGGCACACAGTGTCCTCTAAGAATCCCGCGGAGAACTATCTGTCGTACAAGAACAAgtacaacaataacaatggcTGCGCCACTACGGGCTACGTTCTGCCCGATGCTGACCCAGACGCCGGCCAGTTCACAACGCTGACGACCAAAATCGACGACAATGCGGACCGGATCGAGTTCCTCACCCAGGAGATCCAGGAGCTGAAGCAGGCGCTCAtttcgcagcagcagcaggccagCAAAGTGATCGATAAGCTGCTGATTGTTATATCCAATCAGCAAAAGCAGAATCTGCGCAAGTAG
- the wtrw gene encoding transient receptor potential channel pyrexia isoform X2 produces the protein MKLEIENSSLANWHHPWIWLQTVFKSIPPNLMVRWRNNTDAMIEAQYPTAGEFEYMECGPSPPAESAPSMYDSFEEPTSELSVQICNDTLRISLIDQMKSAAGRVRLFEDIEQGNVVAESIRTHFESASKLEKNLSYLWAAYLKRWDLIESLLEAGAELHFCDQNGISALHLGAFSGCLATLGLLVAKGLNVNLQSKCYTPLHCAAFGNAAEAAKFLINNGADIAKDTNKPNCEESLLHCAVRSNALECLQIFIGEGADVNSLKPNGTNAIHLAADLGNLQCLEALLNAPNADANVRICIREKESTALHLAADEGNVECVDLLLAKGADAKLKNHRGFTPLHLAARTSSLECVESLLRNGNADANAEDFDHRTPLHAAVGKSENAYDIMETLIQWGANVNHKDIYGFTALHLAALDGLVQCVEMLIFHGADVTTKSKKGTSALNVITRKTPASVAMIRQKLDAAITLHHSQDPVNREVELELDFRQLLQHCHPREISYLNTFVDEGQKEILEHPLCSSFLYIKWGKIRKYYIGRLIFCFSFVLFLTLYVLTALAHNCYNGSKDDNTTIQAQELCQKQSILGDMLRNNPFVMEMQWWVLVAITIVEIFRKLYGITGYSSFRHYVTQVENIMEWFVITSVFVISYIYTKQTYTFQNHIGAFAVLLGWTNLMLMIGQLPVFDVYVAMYTRVQGEFAKLFMAYSCMLIGFTISFCVIFPSSSSFANPFMGFITVLVMMIGEQDLSLLINDPDGKDPPFLLEVSAQITFVLFLLFVTIILMNLLVGIAVHDIQGLKKTAGLSKLVRQTKLISYIESALFNGYLPTWLRNLLHYTALVSPQAYRVVLCVKPLNPSEKRLPRDILMKAYEVGKMRKHFGHTVSSKNPAENYLSYKNKYNNNNGCATTGYVLPDADPDAGQFTTLTTKIDDNADRIEFLTQEIQELKQALISQQQQASKVIDKLLIVISNQQKQNLRK, from the exons TTTCAAATCGATTCCACCCAACCTGATGGTGCGATGGCGGAACAACACTGACGCCATGATCGAAGCCCAGTACCCGACCGCTGGAGAATTCGAATACATGGAGTGTGGACCATCACCGCCGGCGGAGAGTGCGCCGAGCATGTACGACAGCTTCGAGGAGCCAACCAGCGAGCTGAGTGTCCAAATATGCAACGACACGCTCCGGATCAGTCTTATCGATCAGATGAAGAGTGCCGCCGGCCGTGTGCGCCTCTTCGAGGATATCGAGCAGGGCAACGTGGTAGCCGAGAGCATCCGGACACACTTCGAGTCCGCCTCGAAGCTGGAGAAGAATCTCAGCTACCTGTGGGCCGCTTACCTCAAGCGCTGGGATCTGATCGAAAGTCTGCTGGAGGCCGGAGCCGAGCTCCACTTTTGCGATCAGAATGGCATATCCGCCCTGCATCTGGGCGCCTTCAGTGGCTGCCTGGCCACGCTGGGCCTCCTGGTGGCCAAGGGCCTGAATGTCAATTTGCAGTCCAAGTGCTACACGCCCTTGCATTGCGCCGCCTTCGGAAATGCGGCTGAGGCGGCCAAGTTCCTGATCAACAATGGAGCCGATATAGCCAAGGACACTAATAAACCAAATTGCGAGGAGAGCCTCTTGCACTGCGCGGTGAGATCCAATGCCCTGGAGTGTTTGCAGATCTTCATTGGCGAGGGCGCCGACGTGAACTCGCTCAAGCCGAATGGCACCAATGCCATTCACCTGGCCGCCGATCTGGGCAACCTCCAGTGCCTGGAAGCTCTGCTGAATGCCCCCAATGCGGATGCCAATGTGCGAATCTGCATTCGCGAGAAGGAGTCCACAGCCTTGCATCTGGCAGCAGATGAGGGCAATGTGGAGTGCGTGGACCTGCTGCTGGCAAAGGGTGCCGATGCCAAGCTAAAGAACCACCGAGGTTTCACGCCCCTCCACCTGGCGGCCAGAACCTCCAGCTTGGAGTGCGTCGAGTCTCTGCTGAGGAACGGCAATGCCGATGCCAATGCCGAGGACTTTGATCATCGCACTCCCCTCCATGCGGCAGTTGGAAAGTCGGAGAATGCCTACGACATTATGGAGACCCTTATCCAGTGGGGAGCGAATGTCAACCACAAGGACATCTATGGGTTTACAGCTCTCCACTTGGCTGCATTGGACGGTTTGGTGCAGTGCGTGGAGATGCTGATATTCCACGGGGCGGATGTAACCACCAAGAGCAAGAAGGGAACCTCTGCGCTGAACGTGATCACTCGGAAGACGCCAGCTTCGGTGGCCATGATCCGGCAGAAGCTGGACGCGGCCATCACGCTGCACCACTCGCAG GATCCTGTGAATCGTGAGGTGGAGCTGGAGCTAGACTTCCGTCAGCTGTTGCAGCACTGTCATCCGCGCGAGATCAGCTACCTGAACACCTTTGTCGACGAGGGCCAGAAGGAGATCCTGGAGCACCCGCTCTGCTCCTCGTTCCTGTACATCAAGTGGGGCAAGATCCGCAAGTACTACATCGGCAGGCTGATCTTCTGCTTCAGCTTTGTGCTCTTCCTTACACTCTACGTGCTGACAGCTCTGGCCCACAATTGCTACAATGGCAGCAAGGACGACAACACGACTATCCAGGCGCAGGAGCTGTGCCAGAAGCAGTCCATCCTGGGAGATATGCTGAGGAACAATCCATTTGTGATGGAGATGCAGTGGTGGGTGCTGGTTGCCATCACCATAGTCGAGATATTTCGGAAACTTTACGGGATAACGGGCTACTCCTCGTTTCGACACTACGTGACGCAGGTGGAGAACATCATGGAGTGGTTTGTGATCACCAGCGTCTTTGTTATATCCTATATCTACACCAAGCAGACGTACACGTTCCAAAATCACATAGGCGCCTTTGCGGTGCTCCTGGGCTGGACGAACCTGATGCTTATGATTGGACAGCTTCCGGTTTTCGATGTCTACGTGGCCATGTATACGAGGGTCCAGGGAGAATTCGCGAAGCTATTCATGGCCTACTCTTGCATGCTTATCGGGTTCACCATCAGTTTTTGTGTGATCTTcccttcgtcgtcgtcgtttgCCAATCCATTTATGGGATTCATTACGGTGCTCGTGATGATGATCGGTGAACAGGACTTGTCGCTATTGATTAACGATCCCGATGGCAAAGATCCACCATTTCTCCTGGAGGTTAGTGCACAGATCACCTTCGTGCTGTTCCTACTCTTTGTGACCATCATCCTGATGAACCTGCTGGTGGGCATAGCAGTGCACGATATCCAGGGATTAAAGAAGACGGCGGGATTATCGAAGCTAGTGCGTCAGACCAAGCTGATAAGCTACATAGAATCGGCATTATTTAATGGCTATCTGCCCACATGGCTGCGCAATTTGCTCCACTACACAGCGCTGGTTTCACCCCAGGCATACCGAGTGGTTTTATGTGTCAAGCCGCTAAATCCCAGCGAGAAGCGATTGCCCAGAGACATCCTAATGAAGGCGTACGAAGTGGGCAAGATGCGGAAACACTTTGGGCACACAGTGTCCTCTAAGAATCCCGCGGAGAACTATCTGTCGTACAAGAACAAgtacaacaataacaatggcTGCGCCACTACGGGCTACGTTCTGCCCGATGCTGACCCAGACGCCGGCCAGTTCACAACGCTGACGACCAAAATCGACGACAATGCGGACCGGATCGAGTTCCTCACCCAGGAGATCCAGGAGCTGAAGCAGGCGCTCAtttcgcagcagcagcaggccagCAAAGTGATCGATAAGCTGCTGATTGTTATATCCAATCAGCAAAAGCAGAATCTGCGCAAGTAG
- the wtrw gene encoding transient receptor potential channel pyrexia isoform X4: MLSTSQIRQTQPAQSANPSTFKSIPPNLMVRWRNNTDAMIEAQYPTAGEFEYMECGPSPPAESAPSMYDSFEEPTSELSVQICNDTLRISLIDQMKSAAGRVRLFEDIEQGNVVAESIRTHFESASKLEKNLSYLWAAYLKRWDLIESLLEAGAELHFCDQNGISALHLGAFSGCLATLGLLVAKGLNVNLQSKCYTPLHCAAFGNAAEAAKFLINNGADIAKDTNKPNCEESLLHCAVRSNALECLQIFIGEGADVNSLKPNGTNAIHLAADLGNLQCLEALLNAPNADANVRICIREKESTALHLAADEGNVECVDLLLAKGADAKLKNHRGFTPLHLAARTSSLECVESLLRNGNADANAEDFDHRTPLHAAVGKSENAYDIMETLIQWGANVNHKDIYGFTALHLAALDGLVQCVEMLIFHGADVTTKSKKGTSALNVITRKTPASVAMIRQKLDAAITLHHSQDPVNREVELELDFRQLLQHCHPREISYLNTFVDEGQKEILEHPLCSSFLYIKWGKIRKYYIGRLIFCFSFVLFLTLYVLTALAHNCYNGSKDDNTTIQAQELCQKQSILGDMLRNNPFVMEMQWWVLVAITIVEIFRKLYGITGYSSFRHYVTQVENIMEWFVITSVFVISYIYTKQTYTFQNHIGAFAVLLGWTNLMLMIGQLPVFDVYVAMYTRVQGEFAKLFMAYSCMLIGFTISFCVIFPSSSSFANPFMGFITVLVMMIGEQDLSLLINDPDGKDPPFLLEVSAQITFVLFLLFVTIILMNLLVGIAVHDIQGLKKTAGLSKLVRQTKLISYIESALFNGYLPTWLRNLLHYTALVSPQAYRVVLCVKPLNPSEKRLPRDILMKAYEVGKMRKHFGHTVSSKNPAENYLSYKNKYNNNNGCATTGYVLPDADPDAGQFTTLTTKIDDNADRIEFLTQEIQELKQALISQQQQASKVIDKLLIVISNQQKQNLRK; encoded by the exons TTTCAAATCGATTCCACCCAACCTGATGGTGCGATGGCGGAACAACACTGACGCCATGATCGAAGCCCAGTACCCGACCGCTGGAGAATTCGAATACATGGAGTGTGGACCATCACCGCCGGCGGAGAGTGCGCCGAGCATGTACGACAGCTTCGAGGAGCCAACCAGCGAGCTGAGTGTCCAAATATGCAACGACACGCTCCGGATCAGTCTTATCGATCAGATGAAGAGTGCCGCCGGCCGTGTGCGCCTCTTCGAGGATATCGAGCAGGGCAACGTGGTAGCCGAGAGCATCCGGACACACTTCGAGTCCGCCTCGAAGCTGGAGAAGAATCTCAGCTACCTGTGGGCCGCTTACCTCAAGCGCTGGGATCTGATCGAAAGTCTGCTGGAGGCCGGAGCCGAGCTCCACTTTTGCGATCAGAATGGCATATCCGCCCTGCATCTGGGCGCCTTCAGTGGCTGCCTGGCCACGCTGGGCCTCCTGGTGGCCAAGGGCCTGAATGTCAATTTGCAGTCCAAGTGCTACACGCCCTTGCATTGCGCCGCCTTCGGAAATGCGGCTGAGGCGGCCAAGTTCCTGATCAACAATGGAGCCGATATAGCCAAGGACACTAATAAACCAAATTGCGAGGAGAGCCTCTTGCACTGCGCGGTGAGATCCAATGCCCTGGAGTGTTTGCAGATCTTCATTGGCGAGGGCGCCGACGTGAACTCGCTCAAGCCGAATGGCACCAATGCCATTCACCTGGCCGCCGATCTGGGCAACCTCCAGTGCCTGGAAGCTCTGCTGAATGCCCCCAATGCGGATGCCAATGTGCGAATCTGCATTCGCGAGAAGGAGTCCACAGCCTTGCATCTGGCAGCAGATGAGGGCAATGTGGAGTGCGTGGACCTGCTGCTGGCAAAGGGTGCCGATGCCAAGCTAAAGAACCACCGAGGTTTCACGCCCCTCCACCTGGCGGCCAGAACCTCCAGCTTGGAGTGCGTCGAGTCTCTGCTGAGGAACGGCAATGCCGATGCCAATGCCGAGGACTTTGATCATCGCACTCCCCTCCATGCGGCAGTTGGAAAGTCGGAGAATGCCTACGACATTATGGAGACCCTTATCCAGTGGGGAGCGAATGTCAACCACAAGGACATCTATGGGTTTACAGCTCTCCACTTGGCTGCATTGGACGGTTTGGTGCAGTGCGTGGAGATGCTGATATTCCACGGGGCGGATGTAACCACCAAGAGCAAGAAGGGAACCTCTGCGCTGAACGTGATCACTCGGAAGACGCCAGCTTCGGTGGCCATGATCCGGCAGAAGCTGGACGCGGCCATCACGCTGCACCACTCGCAG GATCCTGTGAATCGTGAGGTGGAGCTGGAGCTAGACTTCCGTCAGCTGTTGCAGCACTGTCATCCGCGCGAGATCAGCTACCTGAACACCTTTGTCGACGAGGGCCAGAAGGAGATCCTGGAGCACCCGCTCTGCTCCTCGTTCCTGTACATCAAGTGGGGCAAGATCCGCAAGTACTACATCGGCAGGCTGATCTTCTGCTTCAGCTTTGTGCTCTTCCTTACACTCTACGTGCTGACAGCTCTGGCCCACAATTGCTACAATGGCAGCAAGGACGACAACACGACTATCCAGGCGCAGGAGCTGTGCCAGAAGCAGTCCATCCTGGGAGATATGCTGAGGAACAATCCATTTGTGATGGAGATGCAGTGGTGGGTGCTGGTTGCCATCACCATAGTCGAGATATTTCGGAAACTTTACGGGATAACGGGCTACTCCTCGTTTCGACACTACGTGACGCAGGTGGAGAACATCATGGAGTGGTTTGTGATCACCAGCGTCTTTGTTATATCCTATATCTACACCAAGCAGACGTACACGTTCCAAAATCACATAGGCGCCTTTGCGGTGCTCCTGGGCTGGACGAACCTGATGCTTATGATTGGACAGCTTCCGGTTTTCGATGTCTACGTGGCCATGTATACGAGGGTCCAGGGAGAATTCGCGAAGCTATTCATGGCCTACTCTTGCATGCTTATCGGGTTCACCATCAGTTTTTGTGTGATCTTcccttcgtcgtcgtcgtttgCCAATCCATTTATGGGATTCATTACGGTGCTCGTGATGATGATCGGTGAACAGGACTTGTCGCTATTGATTAACGATCCCGATGGCAAAGATCCACCATTTCTCCTGGAGGTTAGTGCACAGATCACCTTCGTGCTGTTCCTACTCTTTGTGACCATCATCCTGATGAACCTGCTGGTGGGCATAGCAGTGCACGATATCCAGGGATTAAAGAAGACGGCGGGATTATCGAAGCTAGTGCGTCAGACCAAGCTGATAAGCTACATAGAATCGGCATTATTTAATGGCTATCTGCCCACATGGCTGCGCAATTTGCTCCACTACACAGCGCTGGTTTCACCCCAGGCATACCGAGTGGTTTTATGTGTCAAGCCGCTAAATCCCAGCGAGAAGCGATTGCCCAGAGACATCCTAATGAAGGCGTACGAAGTGGGCAAGATGCGGAAACACTTTGGGCACACAGTGTCCTCTAAGAATCCCGCGGAGAACTATCTGTCGTACAAGAACAAgtacaacaataacaatggcTGCGCCACTACGGGCTACGTTCTGCCCGATGCTGACCCAGACGCCGGCCAGTTCACAACGCTGACGACCAAAATCGACGACAATGCGGACCGGATCGAGTTCCTCACCCAGGAGATCCAGGAGCTGAAGCAGGCGCTCAtttcgcagcagcagcaggccagCAAAGTGATCGATAAGCTGCTGATTGTTATATCCAATCAGCAAAAGCAGAATCTGCGCAAGTAG